ACGTTGTTGACGCAGAGCAGCGTCGCTGCCCGTTGAGGACGGCGAAGATACCGCCGACCAGCTGGTTGTGACCGGCCCGGTGGATCTGCTGGTGCAGGACATCGGGATTTGCCCGTTAGGGGGGGGGAGAAACCAGGTTCCGGGCTGCTGTCTGTCGATGATGGTCATCGTCCCCTCTTCTTCAGGCATGATTCCGGACCATCCAATTTTTAAATCCCCATTTTATCCTGTGTTGGCACGGCAACAGGGGGGAATGAGGGGAATTTTACCGGACCTGCACGACACGCCAGACGGGCGGCGTCGATCACTTTCCGTCTGTTGCCTGCCTGTTCGGTCCCGTGATAAAAGGGGTTGGCGCGGTGAAATCATCTTTTTATGGAGGTAAAGATGCCCGATCTGACCATTCCCCGAGCCGAGTCTGCCTACAGTTACCCCCTGCTGATCAAAAATCTGCTCGACGCTCCCGTTGTCAGCAATCCCGACCAGGAGATCGTCTACCGGGACCGGATGCGCTACAGCTACCGCACCTTCAGGGAACGGGTCTGCCGTCTGGCCAACGCCCTGGAAAAGCTGAGGGTGAAGCCGGGGGATACGGTGGCGGTGATGGATTACGACAGTCACCGCTATCTCGAATGTTTCTACGCCGTGCCCATGCTGGGAGCGGTGCTGCATACGGTCAATGTCAAGCTGTCGCCGGAGCAGATTCTCTACACCATCGATCATGCCGAGGACGACATCCTGCTGGTGCATGCCGATTTTCTGCCGTTACTGGCGCAGATTCGCGGCCGTATCGACACGGTACGGGCTATGGTGCTGCTGCAGGACGAGCCGGTGTCGCCGCCGGAAGGGCTGGAGTTCGCCGGCGAGTACGAGGCGTTGCTGGCAGAGGCGGACCGCCACTACGAGTTTCGCGATTTTGACGAGAACATCCGGGCGACGACCTTCTACACCACCGGCACCACGGGGCTGCCCAAGGGGGTCTACTTCAGCCAGCGGCAGCTGGTGCTGCACACCCTCGGCACCATGGCCGCCCTGGCCTCGGCGCCCAGCCAGGGCCGGTTTCACACCGGCGACGTCTACATGCCGATCACGCCCATGTTTCACGTTCATGCCTGGGGCGTGCCCTACATCGCCACCTCCCTGGGGGTGAAGCAGGTCTATCCCGGTCGCTATGCGCCCGATGTTCTGCTCGACCTGATCGAGAAGGAGGGGGTTACCTTCTCCCACTGCGTGCCGACCATCCTGCACATGCTGCTGAACCATCCCGACATCGAGAAGCGGGACCTGTCGCGCTGGAAGGTGCTCATCGGCGGTTCGGCGTTGCCCAAGGCTTTGTGCGCCCGGGCGCTGGAGCTTGGCATCGACCTCTACTCCGGCTACGGCATGTCCGAAACCTGTCCGGTGCTGACCCTGGCCCAGGTGCCCGAGGCCGAGCTGGGCAGCGACAATGAACTCGAGATCCGCTGCAAGACCGGTCGGCCCCTGCCGCTGGTCGATCTGCGGATCGTCGACGAGCAGATGCGGGATGTCCCCGCCGACGGCGAGAGTGTTGGCGAGATCGTGGTGCGGGCGCCCTGGCTGACCCAGGGCTACCTGAAGGACCAGCGCAATTCCGAACAGCTCTGGCGCGGCGGCTATCTGCACACCGGCGATGTCGCCTGCCGGGACGCCAAAGGCTATGTCAAGATCACCGACCGGATCAAGGATGTGATCAAGATCGGCGGCGAGTGGATCTCCTCCCTCGAACTGGAGGATCTGCTCATCCAGCATCCGGCCGTAGCCGAAGTGGCGGTGATCGGCGATCCCGATCCGAAGTGGGGCGAACGGCCCCTGGCGCTGGTGGTGCCGCAGGGTGAACTGGACGAGAAGGCCCTGGTGACGCATCTGAAGGGCTTCATCGACCGCGGCCTGATGTCCAAGCAGGCCCTGCTGTTGAAGGTGAAGCTGGTGGAGCAGATCGACAAGACCAGCGTCGGCAAGATCAACAAGCGTCTTCTGCGGGAGAAACACGCCGGCAGGGTATGAGCCCTGCCGGCGGTGGACGGTTGCGGCGGCCCGGGCGTGCGAACGACCCGGGCCGTTTTTTTTACTCGAATTCCTTTTTGAAGCGTTCGAATTCTGCTCGCAGTCCGGCCAGTTCGTTGCGCAGCTGTTCGACGGCCTGTTCCAGCCGGTCCAGTCTTTCCTGCCGCTCTCTGGCCGTGGCCACTGCCGCAGGTTCGGCGGCGGGAGCAGTTTCGACTTCCGGTTCGCCCGCCAGCAGGTGGGCGATGCGCTGCTCCTTGCGCCCGGGCTGGCGTGGCAGGCGGGTCAGGATCGGTTGCTGCCGCTGCAGCATCTCCTCGACGGATCGTTCCAGGCTTTCCAGGCTGTCGAAGGCGTGCATCCGCGCCGTACGCTGGCGCAGCTCGCCCGGTGTCTGCGGGCCGCGCAGCAGCAGTTCGGCCAGAATCGCCAGTTCGGCCGGCACCAGATGCAGTTTGCCGCTCAGGTTGTGGGCGAACTTGGCTACCCGGCCGCCGTCGTTCGACTGCATGACCAGCCCCAGGGGACGCAGGGCAGCGATGGCCTCGGCGACATCCTCCGCGGTCAACTGCATGACCGGATCGCGGTTCGATTTCTGGTTGCAGGCGTTGACCAGTGCGTTCAGGCTGAGCGGGTAGTATTCGGGGGTGGCCAGCTCCTTTTCCGCCAGGCAGCCGAGCACCCGGACTTCCGTGGCGGTCAGCGGTCTTAGCATGCCTCGCTCCTGTCGGGTTCAGATCGGGTTGGTTGGCAGATCGCGGGTGAAAAATGATCTTCGAAATTGCGCCGTGCAATTTCAGCCATTAAACTTGGAAGACCGGTCCGGGTCAAGTCGCCGGTCGGCGGATTTTGTCATCTTGAATTTTCGTTGCCGTGGCAGGCCGTTGCCAACGAGGGATGCATGAAGCACCAACCGGGCCGGCGGGGGAGCGAAAAACGTTATCAGGCCCTCTTCAACAGTACGTTTCAGCTGGTTTTCACGCTCGATCTTCAGGGACGCCTGACCGATGTCAACAGGACCGCCCTGGGGCTGGTCGGTTGTTCAGCCGAGGAGGTAATTGGCCTGCCCTTTGTCGAAACGCCCTGGTGGGAGCGGGCCGATCTTTCCCGGCAGCGCCTCGCAGAGCTCATCGCCGCCGCCCGCGGCGAGTTCGTCCGTTTCGACATCTGTATTCGGCATCGGACGAGCGAGCGCTGCATCGATTTTTCCATCAAGCCGATCTTCGTTGACGACGGGGTCGACTTTCTGCTGGTCGAGGGGCGGGACATCACCGACTACGAGGCGGCCGCGCGGAAAAACATCCAGCTGAAGAATCTCTACGATACCCTGTCGCGGATCAACGCGACCATCCTGCACGCCCGGGACGAAGAACTGCTGCTGCAGCAGATTTGCGATATCGCCGCTTCACTGGAGGAGGTCCGCCTGGCCTGGATCGGATTTGTCGAGCCCCTGGACAATCGCGTGCGGCCTGTCGCCTGGGCCGGCGAGGCGCTGGCGGCAATCCAGGATTTTTCGC
This portion of the Geothermobacter ehrlichii genome encodes:
- a CDS encoding fatty acid--CoA ligase, coding for MPDLTIPRAESAYSYPLLIKNLLDAPVVSNPDQEIVYRDRMRYSYRTFRERVCRLANALEKLRVKPGDTVAVMDYDSHRYLECFYAVPMLGAVLHTVNVKLSPEQILYTIDHAEDDILLVHADFLPLLAQIRGRIDTVRAMVLLQDEPVSPPEGLEFAGEYEALLAEADRHYEFRDFDENIRATTFYTTGTTGLPKGVYFSQRQLVLHTLGTMAALASAPSQGRFHTGDVYMPITPMFHVHAWGVPYIATSLGVKQVYPGRYAPDVLLDLIEKEGVTFSHCVPTILHMLLNHPDIEKRDLSRWKVLIGGSALPKALCARALELGIDLYSGYGMSETCPVLTLAQVPEAELGSDNELEIRCKTGRPLPLVDLRIVDEQMRDVPADGESVGEIVVRAPWLTQGYLKDQRNSEQLWRGGYLHTGDVACRDAKGYVKITDRIKDVIKIGGEWISSLELEDLLIQHPAVAEVAVIGDPDPKWGERPLALVVPQGELDEKALVTHLKGFIDRGLMSKQALLLKVKLVEQIDKTSVGKINKRLLREKHAGRV
- a CDS encoding YceH family protein, translating into MLRPLTATEVRVLGCLAEKELATPEYYPLSLNALVNACNQKSNRDPVMQLTAEDVAEAIAALRPLGLVMQSNDGGRVAKFAHNLSGKLHLVPAELAILAELLLRGPQTPGELRQRTARMHAFDSLESLERSVEEMLQRQQPILTRLPRQPGRKEQRIAHLLAGEPEVETAPAAEPAAVATARERQERLDRLEQAVEQLRNELAGLRAEFERFKKEFE